The nucleotide sequence GGCGTAGGGTACAGAGGTAAGATGTTCTATCTTTCAGACCTTTTACTTCACGTAATCGGATTTAGCTGAATATTAGCTGCCCCAGTCAATTTTGACTGGGGCATTTTTTTCAACTGAATTTAACACGTAAAAGTATAAAGAGAGGATGGATTAACGATGGTTTTCAACTTGAACGGCTTTCTGGCTGAACCATATATCCAGTTTCTGATGTAGTTTATCGATACCGATTTTTTTCGGGACTGAGAAATATTCTACTTGAATATCCCCATTAAGCGCGAGCAAAGCGTCACGCACCTTATTCAGTTGACTTTTACGGGCACCAGATGCCAGTTTGTCGGCTTTAGTCAACAACACCATAACCGGTACTTGCATTGCGACTGCCCATTGGATCATCTGCTGATCAAGATCTTTCAATGGGTGACGGATATCCATTAGTACAACCAGTCCGATCAGGCATTCACGTTTTTGCAGATATTCACCCAGTGCTTTTTGCCATTTGCGTTTCATCTCTTCCGGCACTTCGGCATAACCATAACCCGGTAAGTCAACCAGGCGAATACCTTCTTCTACTTCGAATAAATTGATGAGTTGAGTTCGACCTGGCGTTTTACTGGTGCGGGCGAGGCTTTTCTGTTTCGTCAGAGCATTCAGAGCGCTAGATTTACCTGCATTTGAGCGACCGGCAAACGCGACTTCAATGCCCATATCTTGAGGCAGATGGCGAATATCAGGTGCGCTCGTGATAAAACGGGTCATATGATAGTTGTGGTTTTTGATGGTCAAAATGATTATCTCCCTGAGAAATGCGCTGAATATATGGCAAAGGGGATTATACCGATAGCCACTGTTGGTTGACAGGATTAAAAATAATGACATATTTCTGATGGGTTGAACCAAGCTTGCTATTTTGTTACTGATGACGCTCCGGTTTATGAAATAAAATTTAACCTGTTATTGAAAGGATACATTTTTCTTCAAAGCACCAGCCGATTGATAGCGTAAATGTAGGTAAATATTAAGCACGATGTTGAAGAGATTATTAGAATTGATTCAGTTTGTGTTGTTGACCTTAATAATATAGGAACCCAGAATGTTTAAACGTATTTTAGTAGCACTTGTAACTGCATGCTCTCTGAGCGCAATGGCACCTCTGGCTTTGGCGGTGGGAGAAACCCACGTGAAGCTGACAACAACGGAGGGTAATATTGAACTGGAATTAAATAACCAGAAAGCGCCAATTACAACGAAAAACTTTATTGAATACGTCAATGAGGGTTATTACAACAATACAATCTTCCATCGGGTAATCCCTGGATTTATGGTGCAAGGTGGTGGTTTTACCAAAGATTTGCAGCAAAAAGCGACTAAAGCTGCTATTAAAAATGAGGCAGATAATGGACTGCGTAATTTACGCGGAACTATCTCTATGGCACGTACCGCTGATAAAGACAGTGCCACTAGCCAATTTTTTATTAATGTAGCGGATAATGCTTTCCTTGATCACGGTCAGCGTGATTTTGGCTATGCAGTATTTGGTAAAGTCGTAAAAGGTATGGATGTTGTGGATAAAATTTCTCAAGTCAAAACGGAAAACGTTGGTCCATATCAGAATGTACCGGTTAAACCTGTTGCTATTCTGTCTGCGGAGATTATCCCTTAATTTTTTCCTATGACTTTGGCTGTGGCAGTTTCTGGTCTTCCGGTTAACTCTCATCAGATTAACAAACTGGCCTGCATTAAATGGAGGCCAGTTTCGCCGTTATTCATACATCTTTTGGGTAAATTCTTTATTTACTTCGGTTCGTGGATAATATCTGTCTTTGTAGCATTTCTTCTCTTTACTCTCACAGTGTACGCCGTTACTTAAAGTGTAAGAGGAAAAGTCGACATCTTTTCCATCACCAATCTCTTTTTTCAGGCGTTTTACCGCTTTCTTACCTAAATATCTTTCGGTTAATTTTAGCGATAGCCCTTGTTGATCAGAACAATATTTTCCTTTTTTATCACAAACCACCCCTTTTTCCGGAAAGAAAATGTTGGCGGCTTTGGTAACAGCCAGCGTGGGGAAGGACAGTAAAAAAAGAGATGCTATAATCAGTTTTGTCTTCATAACAATTACCTTTACTTATTGAATATCAAAATAGAGCGTATGTTTTTTTGTAGGGTTATGAGAGTAAGTTGATTGAAGAAAAAACAGCCATTAATTTTGTTGTACTATGCTACAAATGTTGATGTGCTATGATAGCCGCCCCGTTGTTGCGAGGCCGTTTTACCTGGAGCCAGTTGTGCAGGATAAACAAATTGCAGGAGTGGCAGGGCAACAAAATACAGCGATAAAAATGAGTAGGATAGACTCCTATGTTACTAATAATAGATAACTATGATTCTTTTACATATAACTTATATCAATATTTTTGTGAATTGGGTACAGATGTTTTAGTTAAGCGCAATGATGAATTGCAACTTGAAGATATTGAGAGATTGACGCCTACCCATTTGGTTATTTCCCCAGGCCCTTGTACCCCAAATGAAGCCGGCATTTCTCTGTCTGCGATTTCTCATTTTTCGGATAAGTTGCCGATTCTTGGTGTTTGTCTTGGACATCAGGCAATTGGTCAGGCGTTTGGTGCCAGCGTGGTAAAAGCCAGAGAAGTGATGCACGGGAAAACTTCTGCTATTCATCATAATCAGCAAGGTGTGTTCAAAGGGCTTAACCGGCCATTGACCGCGACTCGTTACCATTCATTGGTGATTGCCGCAGAGACATTACCGGCCTCATTTGAAGTCACTGCATGGAGCCAGCATAACGGCAATGTCGATGAAATTATGGGCATTCGTCATCGTACTCTACCGCTAGAAGGAGTGCAGTTCCATCCTGAAAGTATTCTCAGTGAGCAAGGTCACCAGTTACTGAGCAACTTTCTGAGATATTAACCAGATACCGATAATTTCTTCATTTATCCATCTTTTTCATTTGCCCATCTTTGATTTTTTATGCATATTCGGTGATTATGTTTTCACTTCTGAATGGCGTATATATAAAAAACGGGTGGGGAAATGAAGGAGCATATCGCAGTAGATAGAAACACATACGATCAAGTTATGTTGCCAATTTATTCACCAGCGCAGTTTATACCGGTGAGAGGGCAGGGTAGTCGTGTATGGGATCAGCATGGGAAAGAGTATATTGATTTTGCGGGAGGGATTGCTGTTGTGGCTTTGGGCCATTGTCATCCTACGTTAGTGGATGTTTTGAAGCAGCAAGGGGAAAAACTTTGGCATATCAGTAATATTTTCACCAATGAACCGGCTTTGATTCTGGCGCAGAAACTGATTGATGCGACTTTTGCTGAGCGGGTGTTTTTTGCCAACTCAGGAGCGGAAGCGAATGAAGCGGCATTTAAACTGGCTCGCCACTATGCCATTGCGCGTCACAATCCCTATAAAACCAAAATTATCGCATTTCATCAGGGCTTTCATGGTCGTACCCTATTTACTGTCTCCGTGGGCGGTCAGCCCAAATATGCTGATGGTTTTGGACCAAAACCCGCGGATATTATTCATGTGCCTTTTAATGATTTAGATGCAGTGAAGGCCGTCATAGATGACCATACTTGTGCTGTTGTATTAGAACCGGTTCAGGGCGAAGGGGGAGTCACGGCGGCAGCACCGGCATTTATTCATGGGGTGCGTGAGCTTTGTGATAAGCATCAGGTGCTGTTGGTGTTTGATGAAGTGCAAAGTGGGATGGGACGTACTGGTAAGCTATTTTCTTATATGCATTATGATGTTACGCCAGATATCATTACCACGGCAAAAGCATTGGGAAATGGCTTCCCTATCAGCGCCATGCTGACGACAGTGAATATTGCTTCAGTGATGACACCGGGAGCTCATGGTACAACTTATGGCGGTAATCCGTTGGCTTGTGCAGTTGCAAATGTTGCTTTTGATATTATTAATACACCAGCGGTTCTGGCGGGAGTTGAAAAACGCCATAATTTAATGGTGAATTTTCTGAATGATATCAATCAGAAATATTCGATATTTGGTGAAATCCGTGGAAAGGGTCTGCTGATTGGGGCAGAACTTAAAGCGCCACATCAGGGAAAAGCTAAAGATATTCTGCAACTGGCGGCTGAAAATGGCTTAATGTTGTTGAGTGCGGGAGGCGATGTACTGCGTTTCACGCCTTCGTTGATTATTAGTGAAGAAGAGATTGCTCAAGGAATGGAGCGGTTAGAGCAGGTAATTAATCAGTTGGTGTAATTAAATACAGGAGAAATCAGCGCAGGATTATGCGCTGATTAATCGGGCGTTAACGTGTACCGTAAACAACAATAGTTTTACCGTGTGCGGAGATCAAATTTTGATCTTCTAGCATTTTCA is from Photorhabdus laumondii subsp. laumondii and encodes:
- the yihA gene encoding ribosome biogenesis GTP-binding protein YihA/YsxC translates to MTIKNHNYHMTRFITSAPDIRHLPQDMGIEVAFAGRSNAGKSSALNALTKQKSLARTSKTPGRTQLINLFEVEEGIRLVDLPGYGYAEVPEEMKRKWQKALGEYLQKRECLIGLVVLMDIRHPLKDLDQQMIQWAVAMQVPVMVLLTKADKLASGARKSQLNKVRDALLALNGDIQVEYFSVPKKIGIDKLHQKLDIWFSQKAVQVENHR
- the ppiA gene encoding peptidylprolyl isomerase A, which codes for MFKRILVALVTACSLSAMAPLALAVGETHVKLTTTEGNIELELNNQKAPITTKNFIEYVNEGYYNNTIFHRVIPGFMVQGGGFTKDLQQKATKAAIKNEADNGLRNLRGTISMARTADKDSATSQFFINVADNAFLDHGQRDFGYAVFGKVVKGMDVVDKISQVKTENVGPYQNVPVKPVAILSAEIIP
- a CDS encoding YcgJ family protein, with product MKTKLIIASLFLLSFPTLAVTKAANIFFPEKGVVCDKKGKYCSDQQGLSLKLTERYLGKKAVKRLKKEIGDGKDVDFSSYTLSNGVHCESKEKKCYKDRYYPRTEVNKEFTQKMYE
- a CDS encoding aminodeoxychorismate synthase component II; this translates as MLLIIDNYDSFTYNLYQYFCELGTDVLVKRNDELQLEDIERLTPTHLVISPGPCTPNEAGISLSAISHFSDKLPILGVCLGHQAIGQAFGASVVKAREVMHGKTSAIHHNQQGVFKGLNRPLTATRYHSLVIAAETLPASFEVTAWSQHNGNVDEIMGIRHRTLPLEGVQFHPESILSEQGHQLLSNFLRY
- the argD gene encoding bifunctional acetylornithine/succinyldiaminopimelate transaminase gives rise to the protein MKEHIAVDRNTYDQVMLPIYSPAQFIPVRGQGSRVWDQHGKEYIDFAGGIAVVALGHCHPTLVDVLKQQGEKLWHISNIFTNEPALILAQKLIDATFAERVFFANSGAEANEAAFKLARHYAIARHNPYKTKIIAFHQGFHGRTLFTVSVGGQPKYADGFGPKPADIIHVPFNDLDAVKAVIDDHTCAVVLEPVQGEGGVTAAAPAFIHGVRELCDKHQVLLVFDEVQSGMGRTGKLFSYMHYDVTPDIITTAKALGNGFPISAMLTTVNIASVMTPGAHGTTYGGNPLACAVANVAFDIINTPAVLAGVEKRHNLMVNFLNDINQKYSIFGEIRGKGLLIGAELKAPHQGKAKDILQLAAENGLMLLSAGGDVLRFTPSLIISEEEIAQGMERLEQVINQLV